The following coding sequences lie in one Anguilla rostrata isolate EN2019 chromosome 8, ASM1855537v3, whole genome shotgun sequence genomic window:
- the LOC135260544 gene encoding NXPE family member 2-like isoform X2: MAIMSIQPVHLTPVPVRCRSNFLIKTLLLITAFAICFYLYFCRTYNWMSLMDPAKNQFREMSVDDIMRSVWDDLPSDGNFSSIESSSSGQHSVVNLEQPGAQYCVGDSLIVLVNMKDHRGNPKVHGGDFILARIHSPNLQASASGEVTDLLDGSYRVRFRLFWPGDVLVSVLLMHSSEAVGILRRISAHNYDKIIYTGTFYSGNKTEQSQCGIRLKTDKPLCEYRKKEDAEYYACVRPKTLPCSTLRTMRSRNGPISNMTRDERLLLGRKYTGIKMNSSFGPVKVISCPAGTHRPTEKCVTGFGMTSPSPSGYFFKNRWSSSSCRTSNFFSADAISRCLKGRNLKLMGDSTVRQWQETLIRVLKGLKYVKPYDTHYYALAADPQRNITVQWKMHGHPFVTGYNVVKDAVGYVAREVDRVAVGDVVVIGVGQHFRLFPLEIFVQRLINMRKAILRLHERSPQTLVIIKLENTREFTSEMTHMSDWFGLVQNLAQRKVFRDLKVVLVDAWDMTTAANTFAIHPNSIIVSNEIALALSHLCND, translated from the exons ATGGCCATCATG agtATTCAACCAGTACATCTTACTCCAGTGCCTGTAAGATGCAGAAGCAACTTCTTGATCAAGACACTACTTCTCATTACTGCTTttgctatttgtttttatttgtatttttgtagaaCTTACAACTGGATGAGCCTAATG gaCCCAGCTAAAAATCAATTCAGAGAGATGTCTGTGGATGACATAATGCGTTCGGTATGGGACGATCTCCCATCAGACGGCAACTTCAGCTCTATTGAAAGCTCTTCCAGTGGCCAGCACAGTGTGGTCAACCTGGAGCAGCCCGGAGCCCAGTACTGTGTGGGGGACAGCTTAATCGTGCTGGTGAACATGAAGGACCACAGGGGGAACCCAAAGGTGCATGGAGGCGACTTCATCCTGGCCCGAATCCACTCTCCCAATCTCCAGGCTTCTGCATCAGGAGAAGTTACTGACCTGCTCGATGGCTCCTACCGGGTGCGTTTCCGCCTGTTCTGGCCTGGAGACGTACTGGTGTCTGTGCTTCTCATGCACTCCTCAGAGGCTGTCGGGATCCTCAGGAGAATCAGTGCGCACAACTACGATAAGATCATATACACCGGAACCTTCTACAGTGGGAACAAAACTGAGCAATCTCAGTGCGGCATCCGGCTGAAAACAGACAAGCCTCTCTGCGAGTACAGGAAGAAGGAAGACGCGGAGTACTACGCCTGCGTCCGACCCAAAACCCTTCCCTGCAGCACCCTGAGGACCATGCGGTCCAGAAATGGCCCAATTTCTAACATGACCAGGGATGAGCGTTTGCTCCTGGGCCG GAAATACACTGggataaaaatgaacagcagcTTTGGACCTGTGAAAGTCATCAGTTGTCCTG CAGGGACCCACAGACCGACTGAAAAGTGTGTGACAGGGTTTGGAATGACGTCCCCTTCACCGAGCGGCTACTTCTTTAAAAACAGAtggtcttcctcctcctgccgGACGAGCAACTTCTTCAGTGCGGACGCCATCAGCAGATGTCTGAAGGGAAGGAACCTGAAACTCATGGGAGACTCCACTGTGCGCCAGTGGCAAGAGACACTCATTAGAGTGCTAAAAG GTCTGAAATATGTAAAACCATATGATACTCATTACTATGCCCTGGCTGCGGACCCACAAAGGAACATCACTGTCCAGTGGAAGATGCACGGGCATCCTTTCGTCACTGGCTACAACGTGGTCAAAGATGCCGTGGGGTACGTTGCCAGAGAAGTAGACAGAGTAGCGGTTGGCGACGTGGTGGTCATTGGAGTGGGACAGCATTTTAGGCTCTTCCCCCTGGAGATCTTCGTCCAGAGGCTGATCAACATGCGTAAGGCCATCCTGAGACTCCATGAACGCAGCCCCCAGACCCTCGTCATCATCAAGCTGGAGAACACCAGGGAGTTCACCTCAGAGATGACCCACATGAGTGACTGGTTTGGCCTTGTGCAGAACCTGGCTCAGAGGAAGGTGTTCAGGGACCTGAAGGTGGTGCTGGTAGACGCCTGGGACATGACAACAGCCGCCAACACCTTCGCCATCCACCCTAACAGCATTATTGTTTCCAATGAGATAGCCTTAGCTTTGTCACACCTCTGTAATGATTAA